One Deinococcus cellulosilyticus NBRC 106333 = KACC 11606 genomic window carries:
- the nrdF gene encoding class 1b ribonucleoside-diphosphate reductase subunit beta — protein sequence MRHLSQTAFQAVNWNKAEDPYSKLFWDQNVRQFWVDEEIPLADDKLVWMTLNREEQRTYEHVLGGLTLLDTEQGSHGMPLISQAVPNPQSKAVLGFMGAMEHMHAKSYSSIYSTLCTTERIDEIFRWVEKNRFLQSKIEFVHDRYSSIRDDRTLYLAMTTSVFLESFLFYSGFFYPLYLAGQGKLVNSGEIINLIVRDESVHGVYVGLLAQQVFERLPAQVQREVQQETLGILEALHTLETRYTSELYTGLGLTEQVLQFSRYNADKALMNLGQEVHFDVSEEDINPMVLTGLRTETRNHDFFSTKGNGYIKTTRVEALQNEDFIF from the coding sequence ATGCGCCATCTGAGTCAGACTGCCTTTCAGGCTGTGAACTGGAACAAGGCCGAAGACCCCTACAGCAAACTCTTCTGGGACCAGAATGTGCGCCAGTTCTGGGTGGACGAGGAAATCCCCCTGGCAGATGACAAACTGGTCTGGATGACCCTGAACCGGGAAGAACAGCGCACCTATGAACATGTGCTGGGGGGCCTGACCTTGCTGGACACCGAGCAGGGAAGCCACGGCATGCCTCTGATCTCACAGGCAGTTCCGAACCCGCAGAGCAAAGCGGTTCTGGGCTTCATGGGGGCGATGGAACACATGCATGCCAAGAGTTACAGCAGCATCTATTCCACCCTGTGCACCACCGAACGCATCGACGAGATTTTCAGGTGGGTGGAAAAGAACCGTTTTCTGCAGAGCAAAATTGAATTTGTGCATGACAGGTACAGCAGCATCCGGGATGACCGCACCCTGTACCTGGCCATGACCACCAGTGTCTTTCTGGAATCTTTCCTGTTTTATTCTGGATTCTTTTACCCACTGTACCTCGCAGGGCAGGGCAAACTGGTGAACAGTGGCGAGATCATCAACCTGATTGTGCGGGACGAATCCGTGCACGGCGTTTATGTGGGGTTGCTGGCCCAGCAGGTTTTTGAGCGCCTGCCTGCGCAGGTCCAGCGTGAGGTGCAGCAGGAGACCCTCGGCATTCTGGAGGCCCTCCACACCCTGGAAACCCGGTACACCAGCGAACTTTACACCGGGCTTGGGCTCACCGAACAGGTCTTGCAGTTCTCCAGGTACAACGCAGACAAGGCCCTGATGAACCTCGGGCAGGAGGTGCACTTTGATGTTTCCGAAGAGGACATCAACCCGATGGTGCTCACAGGCCTGAGGACCGAAACCCGAAACCATGATTTTTTCTCCACCAAGGGGAACGGCTACATCAAGACCACCCGAGTGGAAGCCCTGCAGAACGAAGATTTTATTTTCTAA
- a CDS encoding diguanylate cyclase, producing the protein MNHSSNGHLKPEDHLIRDPLTGAYSRGLLEARLNEELSRAQREQGQLTVCLFDIDHFKSVNDAYGHQRGDEVLIHLVKVVQASLRNSDVLFRYGGDEFVLVLPSTGRTQAEIVCQRIVQQVRSQVLEGQPPLKISISLGLAVFPEDASGSRELLQVADERNYIAKRQGRDQFVSSSASSKPDLHFDAQARPLERDHQLTRFHAFVQKVQDLGGGVFRVAGEAGSGRTFFLNRLEQDFQTRNFFTVRLAPSRPLQHRPYGVFQQLEGLEGPVQPGGKGLGRLLWQQARNHSGLAVVVDNMTLLDWASRALLGRLLQEADGLPVAVVYSQGLQETPPVFPAPQRNEMQVVLTPLSRHAVQVWLREVLSWEAPADLIDWIHFASQGLPARVRQVIQTLIDQNMLQRRGTDWLLDAAYRNHTVLLETQEHALSSTLPVPATHFFGREKEWLEVSSLLEHRRLVTLVGPGGIGKTRLSIEVAELRQDQYPDGVWFVALDTLQSPELVASSIARVLGVKEGRRPLLEDLKDHVKKMSALLVLDNFEQVVDAAPVLDEVLAAAPGVQMLITSREKLNLSCEQVFVVPPLGIPDERETITEEEAYQYSALSLFIDRARAVLPSLELTPGHLKAIQKICLQLDGLPLALELAAASVDLFSPEELAEDLQANRLSLLTEGPRNLAERQKTLRNTIDWSYHLLSEAERWVFDRLAVFVGGWSFEAAQAVCSGFGSRFAGRGLSLQSALMKLASKSLIQFQRAQKRFVMLQTIREYALEKLNSQPDVAEVRRAHALHFLSLGEQAETYLVGDGQAQWLEVLQLNQGNLRAALDWMLRHGETLWAMQLCSGIWKFWQFKTHHQEGRERIAQVLQKAQMALLMTRNPEERRQRIVLQSRLQVAAGWLANDQADHSETRRLFHAALQGFREVADRRGIGLALQGTGEVCTNAGDYAQAMEHFEESRQIMQEIGDLEEYAWVTDHLGRCQQVIGQLGAAEESFTLCIQLFRQLKQEWGESIATIHLADVLVRQTKFDQVLDLTGPWIDEQREKKDTSGFVYALALGWSGEARLHLGQLEAAEMDLREAIDTCNTSGFRLTRIPCILVLLLLKKNQKAEARQLLLATCKVVRSFDDPARWLELLIPAVHLALSEKDPVQATHLLSALRRVQDDFEIMPTPVDAFMLKGAQQHLQTQMGQEAFDRHWQESQETPKKQLMLNLETWLSQA; encoded by the coding sequence ATGAACCATTCCTCCAACGGTCACCTGAAACCGGAAGATCATCTGATCCGTGACCCGCTCACCGGTGCGTATTCGCGCGGGTTGCTGGAGGCACGCCTGAATGAAGAGCTGTCCAGAGCACAGCGAGAACAGGGCCAACTCACGGTCTGTCTGTTTGACATCGATCACTTCAAGAGTGTCAATGATGCCTACGGACACCAGAGGGGCGATGAGGTGCTGATCCATCTGGTGAAAGTGGTGCAGGCCTCCTTGCGCAATTCGGATGTGCTTTTCCGGTATGGCGGAGATGAGTTCGTGCTGGTGTTGCCCTCCACAGGCCGGACCCAGGCAGAGATCGTGTGCCAGCGGATTGTTCAGCAGGTGCGTTCTCAGGTTCTCGAAGGACAGCCCCCCCTGAAGATCTCCATCAGCCTGGGGCTGGCGGTCTTTCCGGAGGACGCCTCGGGGAGCCGTGAACTCCTGCAGGTGGCCGATGAACGCAATTACATTGCGAAACGCCAGGGCAGGGACCAGTTTGTGAGCAGCAGTGCCTCCAGCAAACCTGACCTGCATTTTGACGCCCAGGCCAGACCGCTTGAACGGGACCATCAACTGACCCGGTTTCATGCCTTTGTGCAGAAGGTTCAGGACCTCGGAGGCGGGGTTTTTCGGGTGGCTGGAGAGGCTGGATCGGGCCGGACCTTCTTTCTGAACCGGCTGGAGCAGGACTTTCAGACCCGCAATTTCTTCACGGTTCGGCTTGCCCCCTCGCGTCCTCTGCAGCACCGCCCTTATGGGGTTTTTCAGCAGCTTGAAGGACTGGAGGGTCCCGTGCAACCGGGAGGCAAAGGGCTGGGTCGCCTGCTCTGGCAGCAGGCCCGGAACCACAGTGGCCTGGCCGTGGTGGTGGACAACATGACGCTGCTGGACTGGGCCAGTCGCGCGCTTCTGGGACGTCTGTTGCAGGAGGCGGACGGGCTTCCTGTGGCGGTGGTCTACAGCCAGGGCTTGCAGGAGACCCCTCCTGTTTTTCCTGCACCTCAACGCAATGAAATGCAGGTGGTGCTGACCCCCCTGTCCAGGCATGCCGTGCAGGTGTGGCTGCGGGAGGTGCTGAGCTGGGAAGCCCCTGCGGACCTCATCGACTGGATTCATTTTGCTTCTCAGGGTCTGCCTGCACGGGTCCGTCAGGTGATTCAGACCCTGATCGATCAGAACATGCTGCAGAGACGTGGGACCGACTGGCTGCTGGACGCTGCCTACCGCAACCACACGGTGCTGCTGGAAACCCAGGAGCATGCCCTGAGTTCCACCCTGCCCGTTCCCGCCACACATTTCTTCGGGCGCGAAAAAGAATGGCTGGAAGTGAGCAGCCTGCTGGAGCACCGCCGTCTGGTCACCCTGGTCGGCCCGGGTGGCATCGGGAAGACCCGCCTGAGCATCGAGGTGGCTGAACTGCGTCAGGACCAGTATCCAGATGGGGTGTGGTTTGTTGCTCTGGACACCCTGCAGAGCCCGGAACTGGTGGCCTCCAGCATTGCCCGGGTGCTGGGCGTCAAGGAGGGCAGGCGGCCCCTGCTGGAAGACCTCAAAGACCACGTGAAGAAAATGTCTGCCTTGCTGGTGCTGGACAACTTTGAGCAGGTGGTGGACGCAGCCCCTGTGCTGGATGAGGTGCTGGCTGCAGCTCCCGGGGTGCAGATGCTGATCACCAGTCGGGAGAAACTGAACCTCTCCTGCGAGCAGGTGTTTGTGGTGCCTCCACTGGGGATTCCAGATGAACGGGAAACCATCACGGAAGAAGAGGCGTACCAGTACAGTGCCCTGAGCCTGTTCATTGATCGGGCAAGGGCGGTGCTGCCCTCCCTGGAGCTGACCCCTGGACACCTGAAGGCCATCCAGAAAATCTGTCTGCAGCTGGACGGCCTGCCTCTGGCCCTTGAGCTGGCTGCGGCTTCCGTGGACCTCTTCTCCCCTGAGGAACTTGCCGAAGACCTGCAGGCGAACCGCCTCTCCCTGCTCACCGAGGGTCCCCGCAACCTTGCTGAGCGGCAGAAAACCCTGCGCAACACCATCGACTGGAGCTATCATTTGCTCAGTGAAGCGGAACGCTGGGTGTTTGACCGTCTGGCTGTCTTTGTGGGCGGCTGGTCCTTCGAGGCAGCCCAGGCGGTCTGTTCAGGTTTTGGGTCCAGATTTGCTGGCCGTGGGCTTTCTTTGCAATCGGCCCTGATGAAACTGGCCTCCAAGAGCCTGATCCAGTTCCAGCGGGCACAGAAACGTTTCGTCATGTTGCAGACGATCCGGGAGTATGCGCTGGAGAAACTGAACAGCCAGCCCGATGTTGCAGAGGTCAGGCGTGCCCATGCCCTGCATTTCCTGAGTCTGGGAGAGCAGGCAGAAACCTATCTGGTGGGAGATGGACAGGCCCAGTGGCTCGAAGTGCTGCAGTTGAACCAGGGCAACCTCCGGGCAGCCCTCGACTGGATGCTGCGGCACGGGGAGACCCTGTGGGCCATGCAGCTGTGCAGTGGCATCTGGAAGTTCTGGCAGTTCAAAACCCACCATCAGGAGGGCAGGGAACGGATTGCACAGGTGCTGCAGAAAGCCCAGATGGCCCTGTTGATGACCCGCAATCCTGAGGAGCGCAGGCAGAGGATCGTCTTGCAGTCCAGACTTCAGGTTGCAGCCGGGTGGCTTGCGAACGATCAGGCAGACCACAGTGAAACCCGGCGGCTGTTTCACGCGGCTTTGCAGGGCTTCCGGGAGGTGGCTGACCGTCGGGGCATCGGTCTGGCCCTACAGGGAACAGGTGAAGTGTGCACCAATGCGGGGGACTACGCGCAGGCCATGGAGCATTTCGAGGAAAGCCGCCAGATCATGCAGGAAATCGGAGACCTGGAGGAATATGCCTGGGTGACGGACCATCTGGGCCGCTGCCAGCAGGTCATCGGTCAACTGGGCGCCGCCGAGGAGAGTTTCACCCTGTGCATCCAGCTGTTCCGGCAACTGAAGCAGGAATGGGGAGAGAGCATTGCCACCATCCATCTGGCCGATGTGCTGGTGCGGCAGACCAAATTCGATCAGGTGCTCGACCTGACAGGCCCCTGGATTGATGAGCAGCGGGAAAAGAAAGACACCAGTGGTTTTGTGTACGCCCTTGCCCTGGGCTGGTCCGGGGAGGCCAGGCTCCATCTGGGACAACTGGAAGCAGCAGAAATGGATCTGCGGGAGGCCATTGACACCTGCAACACTTCAGGTTTCCGGCTGACCCGAATCCCGTGCATCCTCGTCCTGCTCCTGCTGAAAAAGAATCAAAAGGCAGAGGCCAGACAGCTTCTGCTTGCCACCTGCAAAGTTGTGCGGTCCTTCGATGACCCTGCCAGGTGGCTGGAACTTCTGATTCCTGCAGTCCATCTGGCCCTGTCTGAAAAAGATCCCGTGCAGGCCACCCATCTCCTCTCAGCCCTGCGCAGGGTGCAGGATGATTTTGAGATCATGCCCACACCCGTGGATGCTTTCATGCTGAAAGGGGCCCAGCAACACCTGCAAACCCAGATGGGTCAGGAGGCTTTTGATCGGCACTGGCAGGAGAGCCAGGAGACACCCAAGAAACAGCTGATGCTGAACCTCGAAACGTGGCTCTCACAGGCCTGA
- a CDS encoding Gfo/Idh/MocA family protein: MNWGILGAANIAQKALIPAIREAGSTVYAVAARNPERARDYAERNQIPHALTYDELLGHPDIDIIYNPLPNSEHLPLTLRALEQGKHVLCEKPLTLNASEVRTMMEAEKASGKVVMEAFFYRFHPQIQRLLEIVQSGTLGDLQILRSAFTFHLGNPDDIRWDPKLGGGAFYDVGCYCVDIMRLVAGKLPESIDAVAQFTASGVDHTTSALLNFGSFVGHADASFNVPFEQSFTLIGTQGTVHLNAPFVTAGQNPTLTLNGAPETFEEVNGYAEMVRHFERAVRGEEGVRYPLGKDSLEQATLLDEVLRKVGFPKV, from the coding sequence ATGAACTGGGGAATCCTCGGAGCCGCCAACATCGCCCAGAAAGCCCTCATTCCTGCCATTCGTGAAGCAGGCAGCACCGTTTATGCCGTGGCAGCCCGAAATCCAGAACGGGCCAGGGATTATGCAGAGCGCAATCAGATTCCGCATGCCCTGACCTACGACGAACTGCTGGGGCACCCGGACATCGACATCATCTACAACCCATTGCCCAACTCTGAGCATCTGCCCCTCACCCTCAGGGCACTGGAACAGGGAAAACACGTCCTGTGCGAAAAACCCCTGACCCTGAATGCCAGTGAGGTGCGCACCATGATGGAGGCCGAGAAAGCCTCAGGCAAGGTGGTGATGGAGGCCTTCTTCTACCGCTTCCACCCCCAGATCCAGCGTCTGCTGGAGATCGTGCAATCAGGCACGCTGGGAGACCTGCAGATCCTGCGTTCTGCCTTCACCTTTCACCTGGGAAACCCTGACGACATCCGCTGGGACCCGAAGCTGGGAGGAGGGGCATTTTACGATGTGGGCTGTTATTGCGTGGACATCATGCGTCTGGTGGCAGGAAAACTTCCAGAATCCATTGATGCCGTGGCCCAGTTCACTGCCAGTGGCGTGGACCACACCACCAGTGCCCTGCTGAATTTTGGCTCCTTTGTGGGCCACGCGGATGCCTCTTTTAACGTTCCATTCGAACAGTCCTTCACCCTGATCGGGACCCAGGGCACCGTGCACCTGAACGCCCCGTTTGTCACCGCAGGCCAGAACCCCACCCTGACCCTGAATGGTGCCCCGGAGACCTTTGAAGAGGTCAATGGCTATGCCGAGATGGTGCGCCATTTTGAACGTGCCGTCCGGGGAGAGGAAGGGGTGCGCTATCCCCTGGGCAAGGATTCACTGGAACAGGCCACCTTGCTGGATGAGGTGCTCCGGAAGGTGGGTTTCCCGAAAGTGTGA